The Onychomys torridus chromosome 4, mOncTor1.1, whole genome shotgun sequence genome includes a window with the following:
- the LOC118581387 gene encoding cystatin-14 encodes MQRTAMLWKLSLLVGLIVLGTHMWTIDKEFVAITKDLDYFVASVEFAVAQFNDNNPEENIYRLLEVGRAQKKTWTMIFLMDLEMGRTICKKHDENIHNCPLLQGPGEKKVHCVFQVDARPWFSGFSILNSTCVPT; translated from the exons ATGCAAAGGACAGCCATGTTGTGGAAGCTGTCCCTACTTGTAGGACTGATTGTGCTAGGCACTCATATGTGGACCATTGACAAAGAATTTGTAGCCATTACTAAGGATCTAGATTATTTTGTGGCATCAGTGGAGTTTGCTGTGGCTCAGTTCAATGACAATAACCCAGAAGAGAACATATACCGGTTGCTGGAAGTTGGGAGAGCCCAGAAAAAG aCATGGACAATGATATTTTTAATGGATTTGGAGATGGGCCGCACAATTTGTAAGAAGCATGATGAAAACATCCATAATTGCCCATTGCTACAAGGCCCGGGAGAGAAAAAG GTGCACTGTGTTTTCCAAGTAGATGCCCGACCTTGGTTTTCTGGCTTCTCCATCCTGAATAGTACCTGTGTGCCAACATAA
- the LOC118581389 gene encoding cystatin-12-like — MLWKAFLLVGLIVLGIHDCSFKFIDIDKNMEYFAISVEYVVFHFNENQDDVFAYKFLRVRRSQCQTNEMVYLIDLEMGRTICGKYDEDIDNCPLQEGQGEKKVRCTYILESLAWKTEFIILNSTCVQT; from the exons ATGTTGTGGAAGGCATTCCTGCTTGTGGGGCTCATTGTGCTGGGGATTCATGATTGCAGCTTCAAATTTATAGACATCGACAAGAATATGGAGTATTTCGCCATTTCTGTGGAGTATGTTGTGTTCCACTTCAATGAAAACCAGGATGATGTTTTTGCCTACAAGTTCCTGAGAGTCCGGAGAAGTCAGTGTCAG ACCAATGAAATGGTATATTTAATAGACCTGGAGATGGGCCGTACAATTTGTGGGAAATATGATGAAGACATTGACAATTGCCCATTACAGGAAGGccaaggagagaaaaag GTACGCTGCACTTATATTCTGGAGTCTCTAGCATGGAAGACTGAGTTCATCATCTTGAACAGTACCTGTGTGCAGACTTAA
- the Cst11 gene encoding cystatin-11, giving the protein MMARPWKTPQLLLAILVALVAFSYQEKRKTFISVHEVSAIEIFVPGTLEYVTEMYNKESDDLYNFRIIRILKIEKQMTDHMELHIRVEMRRTTCFKTEKSTCDVQKGELYKQIRCYFAVYVIPMFERYKILKKNCTDS; this is encoded by the exons ATGATGGCCAGACCTTGGAAGACACCACAGCTCCTGTTAGCCATTCTGGTGGCCCTGGTGGCCTTTAGCTATcaagaaaagaggaagacattTATAAGTGTCCATGAAGTAAGTGCAATAGAAATTTTTGTCCCAGGCACATTGGAGTATGTCACAGAAATGTACAACAAAGAAAGTGATGACTTGTACAACTTCAGGATCATCCGCATCCTGAAGATTGAGAAGCAG ATGACAGACCACATGGAGTTACACATCAGAGTGGAGATGCGGAGGACTACCTGCTTCAAGACAGAGAAGAGCACCTGTGATGTCCAGAAAGGGGAACTTTACAAG caaaTCCGGTGCTACTTCGCAGTGTATGTCATACCCATGTTTGAAAGATacaaaattctcaagaaaaaCTGTACCGATAGCTGA